The Arachis duranensis cultivar V14167 chromosome 9, aradu.V14167.gnm2.J7QH, whole genome shotgun sequence genomic sequence CCAAACCTCACTCCCTGCTGTACCATGTCTACAGAAGCAAATATTTCAAGTTCTTTAATTATCTCAAAGCAGAAGTAGGCACTAACCCTTCTTGGAGGTGGAGAAGTGTCTTAGAACGTCGTAGAGTGCTGGAAAAGGGCATTATTTGAAAGATTGGAAGGAGAATTTCAATACGAGTCAAAAAAGACTCATGGATTCCATGCATTAACTCTATTGCGATGTTACAAATACAGAATCAGGCATTCATTCCAAAAACAGTCTCAAAACTAATGCTACCAACTAAGCAATGGAATCAAGTAGTAGTAACTTCAGACATATTCAATCAGGAGATAGCAGCAACAATATTTAACATAGAGATTATTCAAGGTGAAGATGAGGTTACCTGGTCGAGAGAAAAAAGTAGAGTATACATAGTGGCTTTTCAGGTTATGACATTGCGTTTCAATTCTTCCACCCAACTCCAGAATTCTTACCGAGTCGctgcaagaaaaagaaaatttggtcAGGACTTTTGAAGATTAAATatcaatcaaaaattaaaattttcatatgGAAGATGCTGCATAATAGCCTTTCTGTGATGCAACGGCTAAAATCTCAGTTATCGACGGTGAACGCCATGGGCCTTAGCTGTGAAGCAGCTGAGGAGACTGTACTATCTTCGACTGTCTCTACTACTGTCCAGATTCAATAGAAGGTTGGAGAATAACAAATCTTCAATGTTTGCTCACGATGACCAAACCATGGAGATGGTGGTTGCGGGTATAAGAAGAGCTTAGGAGTGTCGTGGATGCAAAAAAGAAGATGTCGCAGGCACTGTGTCGCACCTAGCACCTATAGAAGGCAAGGAACAAAGTTATATTTGAAGACTCAAGAAAAGCCCTATCATTAGTTGTTGAAGCAGCACTTAAAGAAGCCCAAGTGAAAAGATAACTTCACCTTAGCttcttttttagaatttttttctttttgctattaGTTGTTTCAAGATTTTATTTTGGGAGATTTCTAATATATCTTTGTTGCTAAAAGTCTTGTAAAgacactttattttattttattataaatataaactactttttgattatatatatactaaattcTACCGTTTATGTatacttttttaatataaaagatgaataaaactaaattataattttacatttttaaagaACAAGCATCAATTCTCGTATGGAAATTTTGATCCATCAATACTCTAATAATAAGATTAATTATTGGTTTAGTTCTAATAACTGTATTATAAACGTGAATTAGATCCACAACTAATATTAAACTAAAGGTAATATATAACTCATTTATAATAGGTTTGACCTAGCTAGTAATACATAACATTAATTGATTAAATCAATATTGCtataaactttttaattttcaacatTTTTTAAGTCATCAAGTTTTAagtaacagaaaaaaataaacaaaaattatttacgCTCCAAGTCCATCCCTATACTACTCGCCATAGTAAGTACAATACTCTTTAATATCTTACATtcaatttttggctgaaattatTATCACTAACTTCTTGTGTTTTCCAATTAAATTGGATTGATATAGTGATTAATTGACTAAATctcattttatatatacaataacacattgaaaataataatgcctaaattattgttttaaatatatttatgcaagaaaaaaaaaacacattgcCAGAGAACACAGAAATGGGTAAACttataaaatcaacaaaattttaagttatatcaaattagttaataatataaaatacacattaaaaataaattaaattatatatctatAGTGATTGAGTttaatgcataattatataatatttttgtttcatCAAATAGGAGGGTTGCTATTCGAactagaatttttaatttttaattaaaagtttaatttttatatgtataaaagaGTTTAAATAGAAATCTAATTATATATTctcatattaatttaaaaaaactaatttttaaatttaataaatcgaacaaaattttttatattaccaatatattgaaattaaactaaaaaaattcaaagaagatGATATTCAagcgaataaaaaaaaattaaaatatgatagTCGGGCAAAATTCAGCAGTGATGTGAAGGACACAACTAAGAAGGGACGAGCAGTGTTGGACGTTTTCGTGGGTGTATAAGAGAGGAATTGACAGTGTGACACTGTTTAGTGTATAATTAATGAGGCACTAAAGAATTCTATAGTGCACAAGCCTAACGgctttatttcttgtattttatTGAATCCAAACTACAGACATGGTACGCAACAAGGCACAAGGCTTAGCGTATCACTAACACAGAGTTACATAAACTTTAAATCTCAAAACAAAGCATGCATAATCGATGATGATAGATATATAATCTACCTTATTCAATGCTAAATGAAACGGAAAACAAGTGAATTTCAAACTAAATGAAGTTATGGTTGAAGACGCGATCAAGGAGTAATAATATCGTCGGTCGCAGCACGGGGTTTGATGGCTGACAGGGGCATTGGTCCTTTACCATTTTCAAATGgaagatcatcatcatcaacaaaatgCATCCCATGGCAACATTTGTAGGACAGAGAAGTGATCTCCATCATCCGGCCGCATGTCGGATCAGGGCAGTTAAAGGGGATCAGCACACGAGAGTGGATATTATCCAGCTGGAACTTCATACAATGGCGTTTCTCGGTCTCGTGGAGTTCGACATAGTAGTTGTAGATGCCATAGTAAAAGCCTGACACCAAAATACTGGGTCGCCACTTTTCGAAGCCTTGGAGTACTTTCAACATCACTTCATTGTACCCAAATAAGAATACGTTCTTGCCTTTGCTCACGATCGCCCATCCCTTCTCAGTTTTCATGGCGAGAAGCATTTGAATTTGCTTGAGGGTGGTCGTTTCAACATTTTGAGTGTTGCTTAGGAGTGAGTGGGTGATGCTAAACCAAAATTTGGTCTGCTTTGTGTCATTCGTTGCAAGGTTGAAGTGTTCAATGTCTGTTTCTGTTCCTTCTAGGTCCTTTTTTATACGTTCAAGAAGGCCATGAAACTTTTCAGTCCATTCTTTTGTTCCTCCATAGAGAAAGACGTATTTCTCTTCGCTCTGATTCATGTGAATATAAACAGTAGTATTATCATTAGTATTAGATTACTTGAACATATGTATTTGTAGTGTTCTCATGAGTCAATGACGCAAATAATAGTAGCAAGGATTGAAAAGTAGTAGTTCTTACCATGACGCAATTTTTGATAAGAGGATAAATATTATATGCTGCGGGCCAAAACCAATTCCAGTTTTGGGAAACCTTTGTGAGGGTAGCAGGATCGAATGGGAAGGCTTCCATGCCCCACAGAATGATTGGGTGCAGTGCATTTTCGTTCAGAAGCTTTCCACCAGCATCAGCCACCACCACAATAGGTTTACCTTGGTAGTTCCATATTTCTTGCAATGGTTTGTAACCTTTTATGAGTGAGAAATGCTCCACCACATACCATGATGGCATCAGAGACTTCAAACGCTTAAACTTTTCCTTGATTTCATCGGTCCAATATTCCACAACAGGCACCCACACAATCTTATTACCCTCTTTCTTGTATTTCTCATTGTAGGTGATTGAATCGTGAATCACTTTTAGATACTTTATTATCTCATGGTCAATGTTGTCAACACCAGAAACGAACAAAAACAAGTTCTTTGTTGTTATTAGTTTCTCCAGAGTAAGCTGCCCATTGACAAACCGAATTGAAAATATGttagacaaaaaaattaataaatttgagGATCTTTAACTTCCTCCTTCCCCAAAAAAAGGAGGATATATATGGTATATATTTATACTTAGTGCGAACACCACTTTCAATTTGATCTCGTCtacatatacacacacacacggCATGTCATGATCTTGAAATTTTAAGTATTACTTTCGCACTAATTACCTGTTCTTTAGTAGCATTGTTGGCAATAATATTATCAGGTTGATCAGCCTTTTTGGAATAGATTAGAGCCTTCAAAAGTGGCCAAATTCCCGAAGGAATTCGGAAGGCTTCAAAACGCCAACTTAAATCTTGCCATGCCTCTGCAATATAGAAAGATAAAACTTTGAGTTAGTAACTATATATCTCAAGCACCTAATAAAGAACTAGTACGTAGAAGTTAAAGCTATACAAGCAACATTTATGTATATAGCATATATGTATGTAGATAACCTATTTCGCGCTGGATTTGGTTCAAATAAACATTTAATTGGGTGAGAACAATATTGAGTCTCTCAATAACGTTCTTCTTGATGTCCAATTCCCTGAATCAACCAACATACATATGAAAGTATAAGTAAGTACGGTTAGAAAAAGAGGTTTAATTTTAGGGAAGGTTAGGTAAACAATGACCATCTTAAACAACATAAATaactactaattaaataaaaacatactacacttttaaattaatcatctaaatcttaatattaaaataacgatCCGTACACCTAGTGAAATGAACattcaatatatttattattcatattatttagtattttcattgtctatctatatttttttaattttaatataaaaaatatatggacTTTGCTAggtagacaataatttttgtgaataatatgaacaattaactctaaaattagtccaataaaataaaaacacactacACTCTAAATTATCCTcgtaaattttaatattagaacaATCATTTGCAGACCTAGTAAATTAAATATCTAGTAAATTGAATATTCAATATATCtgttattcatattatttaatattttcattgtttacctatatttttttcaaaatataatgaGAGAGCATATTTGATTTTATCATTCAGACATACCTTTGATTAGCACACgcaaaaagggagaaaacagcCCAATAAGTATACACATCACGAAGAGGTTTGACGAGAGTGGGAACGTCACTTGGGGAGTATGATTTATAGTGCTTCTCCAATGTGATGATCCCCTTAATGAGTTCCAATGTAATTTTAACCAAATTGGTTGTAAGATTTGAATCCGACTCAGCGGGCTTGTTCTCTTCTGCATGCCTGAACACATGCAGCTCAAGCGCATTCCCCTTCCTTGTCGCCTGCTTCTTCAGCGTCAGGTGCCGTGTCTCTCCATAGTCCAAAGCAAAAGCGGAGAGTGCTATCACTGCTTTTGCATCCCAAGTGAAACTTTTCAGCTTCTGAAGAACTCCCACCACTGACTCGTGTGCATTTGATATGGTAAACGAGTCGCATGTCATCTGTAATAATTCTTAACTGTGTTAGAATTTTGATATTGACCATATAATAATGAGATATGTTATGGCACCTAATCCCGCCaaattaagtaaataaataagtagTGAGTTGACCTGGCAAGCAATCTGTTTGAGAAGGGTATAATTTGGTTTGAGATCAGATTCAGGAACCTTGTCTTCCACAACATTGACGGTCACTTGCTGCAATATGCataaataaacaatataaatatatagtcaGATATTAAAATTCGTTACAATGTTATAAATATAGTTAGTTATGAGGACCTGGAGTCCAAGATACTCATCGAAGTTGGTTGAGCTGCTAATAACAATGTCATAAACAAGATCGAAAAGAGAATCGACATCATATCTGTTGGCTTGAGCGTCATGGATGCTGATGATGTTGAGAGAGATGAGCTGATCAGGCACCTTGAATGGGTTCAGCGGTGAAACAGGATTGGTGAAAGTAGTACCAGGAAGTAGAACTCCTGGCATTATTGGACGACCATAAATGGCAGGGACGAGTGGAATTGCAGGACGAGGAGTGCAAGTGGATTCCAGTGGAACCCCCGGCTTTGACTCTCCTGCAATTATTCCAGGAGGAGGGGTGCAGGTGGATTCCAGTGGAACTCCCGGCTTTGACTCTCCTGCAATTATTCCAGGAGGAGGGGTGCAGGTGGATTCCAGTGGAACTCCCGGCTTTGACTCTCCTGCAACTATTCCAGGAGGAGGGGTGCAGGTGGATTCCAGTGGAACTCCTGGTTTCGACATTATCAGAAAACTCAAAAGTGAACAAGAATTAATTAGGACTTTGGGAGTAGTTTTGATCTGCCTCTGTTAGCTTCATACCTTATCCCTATTTATAAGCCCCTAAGAGTCAATTGTTTAATTTACACTCTTCTTTTCGTTTAATTTGTAGGATCTTGAAATAATTAATGACAAGTGTTAACTGTGTTCACACTCGCATCCCCTATTAAAAAACCTAGCATTAATTAATAACTCTAACTAATTGATAGGCACAACTTGGGGCAGGCAGGCTAGGAATTCTTTTTGCTGTATTATGTTTGGGTGAAAACTGCAATTCAATTATGTTCATATcaaattgatatttaaaaattattagatgatttataaaatttaattaaattattatttaataatttttattcttttatcttattttttatatttataaacttGCTTAAGTTCTTCTTACTTTTATATGACATAGTTTTTTTGGGTTCTTagatgatttttttgaatttttgtttttattgtattttttaatttgatgattcatgtaattatttcattttttttagtgtttttcttaTGAGTCACAAACTTGATGAGAATTGACTTGTTTCTAATTAATGAATATGAGTTTACATATTGAAAtaagccaaaaaaaaaattgtcataATATAAGTTAAagtataatttgaaaatatctGTTTATATAATCTTATGAATTTCGTTCTTTATGACtagttaaatttaaattgatgttAAGTTATTAAGCTGATTAATCTAGTTAGTAGTGCCGTTGCACTAGAGTCAGCAAGCTCCAACTATGTTAAGAGCAATTCTATAATttcattatattataaaaagtaGGAATTGAATGAACAGTTATAATATAGTTTAAGATATTATGTGAAGTTAAATTAAATACCACTAACACTTACTATTGATccattgtttatttttcttattattttttgtctttgttattttattacttttcaattaattaattttcttattattttttgtctttgttattttattacttttcaattaattaatcatcTTGTAGAGTAttgatgtgtgagcatcttttttatctttttttattgaatttacatttgaatttgattaaatttaatcaagacTTAAGTATTTTAAGTCACTAtaaatgctactttgagttgtgtgcaATTTGGTTAATGAGAAATATTAGGGGCCATCAAAATTTGTGATGTGTAGCCATCAATTAACcatcatcaatattttttatagtgtgGGATGATATTTAATGGTGTAGGattacttatttttcttttgatggttAAATGATGGCCAAATTTCAATAAAAGTGCTGCTCCCCTAGATTTTCTCttggtttatttcaggtagcattcaaCGAGAGTTTGACAGAGTTCGtgtagaagaaaaggaagaaaatggaTGATGCTGTTAACCTTGATCTCCTCACACTCCaacgagcataacttgagctacagaagttcgAATGATGCGGTTCTATCGGCATTAGAAAGCCAacttttagagctttccaacgatatataatagtttatacttttcttttgaaatCACTGCGCAAAACGCTACCAAGGTGGTGCCAAACTTGGGATTACTTAAGTTTGGCCGCTAAAACTCATAATATACCACAATTGATGCGGCCTTGGTGGCGTCAGTTTGGCGCCAGGAGCAACTCATGGACACAAGGACAGGTGACGCTAAACTTGGCCCAACCCAAATTTGGCACCAACTTCAGATTCCAGGTAGTCCCCACGCCTATTCAGCAAGCTAGCAACGAGATCTTCTATTtgttttgattaaaattttattttatttataatagaaaaagatattatttaatttttagacaatatattttatatttatttagattagatataaaaggagaagATATATCTTGGTCTAGAGGCTCTTTTCTTCTCCATTTCTgcattattttacatttttttcttatagagtttattttttttatgaacaacTAGACCTCTACTATTaaagttaggagctctatttattttgatgaattaatatattttgattaatgCATTGATTTATATTCAAGGAttgattttgttcttcatcttagAGATTAGAGTGTATTGGAAGataactctttttttatttgaattccttttgaattttgaaaaagttataTCACTGCAATTATAGTTTAAAATCAATTCCTcataattttctaattaattatctggatttaacgcgatacgtgacatataatcgtCTTATTTTTTGGTTCTTGGGGTTTTGTATGGTTTATAAACTAGGATTTGAACTTAAACCCTCTAATTAGATTAAGTGACCAAAGAATTGGCAGATGATGATTGAATTAGAGGAGGATTAAATTATCGAAAAATTGGAGTCTAATCACTTAAAGTTTGTTATGAATTGAATctttacatgattaaaatagaaaaaaaattattaatctgaaaatttaaatatctctaACACCTTAACTATCTTTATCATATTTCTTTCTTAACTAATTTTAGTTtgttcttatttaattttttatttttatgttatttgttattgaaaccctaaattttgattgtctgcctagaataatcaattaacttttgttgcttgatccattaaTTCTTATAGGATTAATCCTCACTCacctaaaatattatttgatacGATCTGGTGTACTTACGGGTTCAATTATTGACATTCAAATTCCGCACCAAAAATTCTTTAAACAGTGATAAACTCAATTAAACTagtatttttgaattaattCTCAAGAAACGACAGCTCTTTCATTCATTTTGTTATTACTTGGGTTCGGTACACTCGACAGAGTTAAATTGtataaatttaatatcaaatttaaGGATAGATTGTGATGATTTTTTCCGATCGTTGTTAAATGGTTTACCttcaaaaaatgaaataaaaattatataagctCTAATACAAGACTTACAAACAAGAGACTACAATAAATAAAGTCCTTCTTTTCctatataattttactaattttttaattaaatttttatcgtGAAAGTATAAAATTACGTTTTACTActaagtaaaattaattttaattatgttcCTACTAGTAATTATCTTTAAAAGAAAAGCGTAAGAATCCTAGAATGTTAACTTctaaaatatttctaaatttatcttaaattgaatagaaaagtgattgttttaataatatttcatgtttttaaacaataaaattaacaagaacCGAATCAAACCAATAAATAACTAATAATCTTTGTTTCAAAAGCGCAATATGTGCTTTTAGCcttttatacatataataaatattagggTTCAGGATTTCTGTGATTCTAGGAACAACGTAACCATGATatgatatatacatataatttatTTGACTTGAAATGAAGTCGTTGCATTGTATTATATTTGTTCTAATTGTACAtgcagaaaaattaaagaatatagAAGTAGCTGATGGCGTGTCTAGTGGCGACAGTAGTGGATCTGATCACATACAAATTCTTTTGGCTTATATATTTTGCATGCATTcaaccttttctttttcctactCAACTAGCTTGGAAAAAGCATTTCATCATCATCTTATTATTTGCTTAATTGCTACTTGATGCTACAGAACAAAAAGAGATCCATGATCCGATACATTACCTTTTTCGTTATCATTATTTGCGGTTTGAAGTTACGTATTGCTTGCATTCTGGACATATTGTGACGCAATATATTGACATCACCCATCGCACCACTTTCCCTCCTGAAAATATTTTAGCTTTGCCTCTTCCTgttgaatatatttttgttatataagatcttaataatttaaataataaaaaaaataagtttataTTTATCAAGCTAAATCAAAAAATGCTACTATGtggataacttttatttttatgttaaaaccCAACTAAGTCTCAAATCTAAGACGTATTATGTGTGtcttttttatgtaaataaaaaattaattagtggTGGATAGACACTCTATTTAAAGGTTTGTCAATGCTGAATACTATATATAAAAGAagtaagatttaaatttttaatatttatttaaaaatgctAATAATAAGTTAACTATTACACTAATCCAACTTAATTTCTCCTTCAACATATTGATCTGGTATACTTGCTCTTCTTTCAATCTCAGATTTAATTTTTGGGTTGCGATTCTCGTTCaacaaattctttttaatttttcttctcaaacctgaatttatttaaaattaattatatatattagattAGTTAAACGATTTTTCTTCTCAAGATTGGATTTTAGATACGGGAGCAACTGCTCACATTTGTTTTAGTCTTAAACATTTTCATTCTATTAAACATATTAATCCAGTTAAAATTATCATGCCAAATGGTTCACAAACTGTTACAACCTTATGTGGAACAGTTTTCTTCTCAACTGATTTTTATTTGACTGAGGTTTTATATGTACCAAGTTTTAAATGTAATCTCATTTCTATTTCAAAAGTTACTAATGCCTTATCTTGTTGTTTTATGTTCAATGCTCATAATTGTGAGATTCAGGAGCGGCCTACCTTGAGGATGATTGGAATTGCTGATCAAAAGCGAGGGCTGTATACAATGAATACTCAAGCAAAGATGGCTGTTAACTTTAGCAAATtagaagaaaagattttgaatatTATGACAGAAGAACAGGACACTTCACACACTTCACAGAGTGTTCTTTGGCATTATAGGTTAGGCCATATTTCTTTTGGTAGATTACAACAATTACGaaaaatgcatccattcatctcATGTTCAAACAATGATGTACCATGTGATCCATGTCATTTTGCAAAACAAAAGAGATTACCTTTTTCGAATAGTTTGAGTAAATCTGAATTTCCTTTTGATTTGATTCATGCTGATATTTGGGGGCCTATTGCCACACCATCTACTTCTGgccatagatattttttaaccATTGTTGAGGATAGGAGTAGGTTTACTTGGattttctttatgaaaaataaatctgaaACTCGCTCTCTTTTAGAGAATTTTGTTGAAATGATTTATACACAAAAGGGAATCATGGTAAAAGCCATTAGAACTGATAATGGCCAGGAATTTTTGATGACTTCTTTCTATCAAAAGAAAGGAATTTTACATCAAAGAAGTTGTGTGgaaacaccacaacaaaatggaaTTGTTGAAAGAAAGCATCAAGATATTCTAAATGTAGCTAGGGCTCTCATATTTGCTTCTAATCTTCCAAATTGTTTTTGGCATTATGCAGTGGCTCATGCtatttacataattaatagAGTACCCCAAGTTACATTTAAACATAGCCCATATCAGATTCTTAATGGCAACATTCCAGAATTAACATCTCTAAAGGTTTTTGGTTGTTTAGCCTTTGCTTCTACTTTATATGCTCATcgaaagaaattgaatcataAAGCACGAAAGTGTGTCTTTCTTGGATATAAATCAGGGACAAAAGGCTATATTTTACTTGATATTAAAACCAAAGAAGTTGTTATTTCTCGAAATGTTATTTTCTATGAATCCTATTTTCCTTTCAAAGAGATTTTGTCCTCAAATGATCAATCTTTAGGCATTAAAAATTCGTACTCTCAAAATATGTACTCTCAAAATTCTAATGCTTCTCATCTTGAAATGAATTTTCATTCAGATCCTTTTTGCAGTAGTGAAACATCAAATAAATTGCTTAATTTGGACactctttttaatttcaaaaataattcacTGACAAGATCAAGAGACTTGCATTCTAATGAAGAAATTCTCGTTTCTGAACCTCATGCACCTGCATCTAATTCTCATGCATCATCCTCTCCTAATACTCACTCATTGGAACTTGCATctcatgatttttcttctggTCAACCTTCCATTTTTGAAGCAAATAATTTGAATCCTGCTGTATCATTAACTAATCCAAACAGCACATCTGATGCTAATGAACTTAGAAGATCATGCAGGCAAAGAAAATAGCCATCCTATTTGAAAGAGTATCATTGTATGCAGGTCAATGCTACGGCTCAGCAATGTCCAACTTCCTTTGAAGTGAAGTATCCAATCTCTGACTATGTATCTTACAACACATTGTCAATAAGGCATAAAGCTTTTTCAGCAGCTATATCCTCCACCACAGAACCAAGAAGTTATGAAGAGGCCATCCTCTATGATTGCTGGCGTAAGGCAATAAGTGCTGAATTGAATGCTCTTGAGGAGAATAAAACGTGGAAACTGACTTCTCTTCCTTCTGGAAAGAAGGCAATCAGTTGCAAATGGATTTTCAAGATCAAGTTCAAACCCAGTGGTGAGGTAGAACGCTACAAGGCAAGGCTCGTTGCAAGAGGCTTCACTCAAACGGCAGGTTTTGACTATTTTGATACCTTTAGTCCAGTCATCAAACTCACTACTTTAAGACTGCTTTTGGCTGTTGCTGCTAATAAAGGATGGTATGTCCACCAGTTGGACGTCAATTCTGCTTTTCTCCATGGAGATTTACCAGAAGAGGTGTATATGAAACCTCCATTAGGATTGGCAGTGCCAGCTGGTTCAGTTTGTAAGTTGGAAAAATCGTTATATGGCTTGAAACAGGCTATTAGACAGTGGCATCAGAAGTTATGTTGTGTTCTCGTTGAAGATGGATATACTCAATCAAAATCAGACAGTTGTTTGTTCACTAAATTATCTGATTCAGGCTTCACATGTATCCTTGTTTATGTGGACGACCTAGTTTTAGCAGGAGATGATTGGAGAGAAATTGCAAGGATTAAACAGCTTTTggataacaaatttaaaattaaggaTCTTGGCGAATTAAAATTCTTTCTTGGTTTGGAAATTGCCAGAAGTCAGCATGGCATTGCCATGTATCAACGCAAATATACACTTGACTTGCTTGATGAGTTTGGGTTGACGAATGCAAAACCAGCCTCCACGCCAATAGATTATACAACTCATCTATCTAAATCTTCAGGAACTCCTCTTGATGATGTTGCACCTTATAGACGGCTAATTGGACGTTTAATTTACCTCACCAATACACGGCCGGATATATGCTTTGCAATTGGTAAGCTCAGTCAGTTTTTAGATTGTGCCACAACAAAACATTTTCAAGCCGCTCTGCATGTACTTCGATATCTTAAAGGTGCTCCGGCCAAGGGACTGTTATTTTCCACCTCCAACAATCTCACACTCACTGCCTTCTCTGACTCAGATTGGGGAGCTTGTCCAGACACCAGACTTTCAGTATCtggattttgtttctttcttggaAAGTCATTGATTTCTTGGCGAAGTAAGAAGCAACACACTGTATCTCGCTCCTCGGCTGAAGCTGAATATAGAGCCATGGCTCTTGCCACTTGCGAGGGAGTGTGGCTCTCTTACTTGTTGAAAGACTTTAGAATACCTCTCTCTCGTCCTATTGTTATGTACTGTGACAATCAATCTGCTCTCCATATCGCTGCTAATCCAGTCTTTCACGAAAGAACTAAGCATATAGAGATTGATTGTCATACTATTCGTGATAGAGTTCAGGAAGGACTGATTAAGCTTCTTCCAGTTTCTTCAACAAACCAAGTTGCTGATATCCTAACCAAGTCACTGTCACCTAAAAGTTTCTTCTCTTGTAATGACAAACTGGGTCTCAT encodes the following:
- the LOC107466170 gene encoding protein SIEVE ELEMENT OCCLUSION B-like — protein: MSKPGVPLESTCTPPPGIVAGESKPGVPLESTCTPPPGIIAGESKPGVPLESTCTPPPGIIAGESKPGVPLESTCTPRPAIPLVPAIYGRPIMPGVLLPGTTFTNPVSPLNPFKVPDQLISLNIISIHDAQANRYDVDSLFDLVYDIVISSSTNFDEYLGLQQVTVNVVEDKVPESDLKPNYTLLKQIACQMTCDSFTISNAHESVVGVLQKLKSFTWDAKAVIALSAFALDYGETRHLTLKKQATRKGNALELHVFRHAEENKPAESDSNLTTNLVKITLELIKGIITLEKHYKSYSPSDVPTLVKPLRDVYTYWAVFSLFACANQRELDIKKNVIERLNIVLTQLNVYLNQIQREIEAWQDLSWRFEAFRIPSGIWPLLKALIYSKKADQPDNIIANNATKEQLTLEKLITTKNLFLFVSGVDNIDHEIIKYLKVIHDSITYNEKYKKEGNKIVWVPVVEYWTDEIKEKFKRLKSLMPSWYVVEHFSLIKGYKPLQEIWNYQGKPIVVVADAGGKLLNENALHPIILWGMEAFPFDPATLTKVSQNWNWFWPAAYNIYPLIKNCVMSEEKYVFLYGGTKEWTEKFHGLLERIKKDLEGTETDIEHFNLATNDTKQTKFWFSITHSLLSNTQNVETTTLKQIQMLLAMKTEKGWAIVSKGKNVFLFGYNEVMLKVLQGFEKWRPSILVSGFYYGIYNYYVELHETEKRHCMKFQLDNIHSRVLIPFNCPDPTCGRMMEITSLSYKCCHGMHFVDDDDLPFENGKGPMPLSAIKPRAATDDIITP